DNA sequence from the Lates calcarifer isolate ASB-BC8 unplaced genomic scaffold, TLL_Latcal_v3 _unitig_5489_quiver_634, whole genome shotgun sequence genome:
ggtcagagtgaaACTGACAGCTGTTGttcatgttggtgtgtgtgtacctcaGGTCGTGTGTGCGTGATGGTTACGATGTGAGTTGTGAACTGAGGTCGGTGTTTTCCTGTGATATTGTGCTGCATTCGAACCTGTGGGGGTTAACGGCGGCTGCAGGATGTTGTGATGTGTTTGGGTTTATTGTCACAtcgttgtgttgttgttgctgattctgtggttttgtttgctGATGTCGGGCTGTAGACTGCCGCTCTGCACGTACCCACACAGATCCTGTCAGCTCATTAATACTCCTACTTCAGGGCTAGGtagtaactgagtacatttataTCTGAGCTACTTGTACCTGATACAACTACTTTACTGTGTTACAGCTAGAGTTACGTTGGCTTTACAAATACATGTGATCAGGTTATTGAATATGATGCATTGTCACAGATTAAATACCTGATAATATGAAGTGGTTACCAGCTCCACCTCTTCCATCTGCAgctataaaatgttgtttacatgaTATTGCATCAGTGATCGTAATAAAACCTGATGCATAAAACCAACAagtcagactgagactctgCAGCTTTATTAGCAGCTCTGTGGTGCTtgaagctaaatgctaacgtgctgatgtttagcagttgtgctgatgtttagcagttTGTCATGTTTGCTTAGTTTattatgttagcatgctaacattagcagttAACACATTGACCACCTGAACTGTTGCTTCAGACAtaactgaaaagacaaacacaagaaTAAACAAGTTACATCATAATGTTTCTTGCGTTTCTGACACAGTCTCAGATCAGCCTGTAAAAATAGCTCTGGTTCTACCAGCTGTTCTCAGAGAACTGTTAGtgttgtaatgtaatgtcatgATGTGTTAATATCTTTGTCAGAACCTTTAAAATAATGGACGACAACAACAACCGCTCCCTAGACTTCAAGGAGTTTCTGAAGGGTTTAAACGACTACGGGATCCTGATCGAGAAAGAGGAAGCCACGGCTCTGTTTCAGCACTTTGACCGTGATGGGAATGGGACCATTGACTTTGATGAGTTTCTCATCACTCTGAGGGTAAATATATAGATCAGTTACTCTTCAGGTAACAGGGAACAGGTGTTGATTATCTCATGCATCTTCCATGATCTGGTCCCTGCAGCCTCCCATGTCTAAGGCCAGGAAGGAGGTGGTCATGCAGGCATTTCGGAAGCTGGATAAGACTGGTGACGGGGTGATCACTGTTGAAGACCTGAGGGGAGTTTATAATGCCAAGTACCACCCCAAGTACCAGAATGGAGAGTGGACAGAGGATCAAGTCTTCAGGACATTTCTGGACAGCTTCGACTCTCCATACGACAAAGATGGAAAGGTAGTGACTCATTGAGGTGTCAGACACACTGGTCTTTATCAGGTGGTTGAAGTGATAAGTTTCagtctgtgaatgtgtcagtTTCTCACAGATCTGCTTCATCTGCTCACCTCACATCCACAGTTACATATATTTTCTGAAATATATGACAGTATATAACTACGAATAGACTGTCTGCTCATGCTGGTGTTACTCTCTGAAGGTGACCAAGGAAGAGTTTATGAATTATTATGCTGGTGTGAGTGCATCCATCGATACAGATGTCTACTTTATTGTGATGATGAGAAATGCCTGGAAACTCTGAGTTAGCGTCATTCTGGTAAACAAACTCAGCGTGCGGGTGGAGGGAAGAGGAGCACAGTTTTCTATCTCAGGCTATTTTCTATCTACAGCGAATCTCCTGACTATTCAATCTGGAAATATTCTGCACAGTATGTTGTgtggttattttaaaaataagacatGAATTTG
Encoded proteins:
- the LOC108874605 gene encoding calcyphosin-like protein isoform X1, with amino-acid sequence MRFLLTNRNITAPVHRGANSQSEQRAAGLHGNRGSFGEGQPRCQTSAEDKNINVFLFEESMAGTSRHDREMAMNAKRQLSECQDPVERLRLQCLARGSSGIKGLGRTFKIMDDNNNRSLDFKEFLKGLNDYGILIEKEEATALFQHFDRDGNGTIDFDEFLITLRPPMSKARKEVVMQAFRKLDKTGDGVITVEDLRGVYNAKYHPKYQNGEWTEDQVFRTFLDSFDSPYDKDGKVTKEEFMNYYAGVSASIDTDVYFIVMMRNAWKL
- the LOC108874605 gene encoding calcyphosin-like protein isoform X3, translated to MNLNRTDDVRVADVLTCCDGRDVETRSRDGDERQASAVRVSGPGGEAQTAVSGPRIVWDQRTFKIMDDNNNRSLDFKEFLKGLNDYGILIEKEEATALFQHFDRDGNGTIDFDEFLITLRPPMSKARKEVVMQAFRKLDKTGDGVITVEDLRGVYNAKYHPKYQNGEWTEDQVFRTFLDSFDSPYDKDGKVTKEEFVNYYCGVSASVESDVYFILMMRNAWKL